The genomic interval CGCTAGCTTTAAATTTATTTTTAATTCGGCTCGCTCTTCTTTTCAAAGTAATCGCAAATCCAGAATAAATAAAAAATAAAATGTTGATGCAGGCAATTGCTAAAATTATAGCCCAGATTCCATTAATTCTTCCAGTATGAAGATCAAGACTCAATGCCGCATATTGCGTTGTAATTGGCGAAAGTTTTTCAGAAATTACAGCTCCAGTAACCTGATTTACTTCGACTTCGCGATCTTTCAATTCAATGATATAATATTCTTCCGGATCATCTGTAAAAGGAAATTCAATTTTCTTTACATCAGATAATAAAGTCGTTTTAAAAATAGATGTAGTTTTGGCTTTCGCCGAAAGTTCAGTTTTTACAGGTTTTGCTTTTTCTTCACCCATAAAAAAGTTGAATCTTTCTAAGGATAAATAAGTTCCTGTAAGCGAAATAATTAAAATTGGAATCAGAGCCAATCTTCCTAAAAGAACGTGATAATATTGTGCAAAATATTCTTTGATTATTTTAGAAAAGAAATTTCGAATTCCACGTTGTCTTTTTAAAACAAGAACAAAACCAGAAATAGATATTAATAACAAACAAAAAGAAATTACGCCCACAAAAAAACGTCCGGCTTCATGAAGAAATAGTGAACGGTGAAAACTCGTAATCCATTTAATGAATTCTGTCTTTTTTATCGGAGTTCCTAATGCTTTTCCCGTTTTTGGATCAACGTATGCATTTACATCATTTCCGTCTGCATCAATAGCCTGAAGCGTTACAAATTGGTTGTAGTCGACACTCAATTCGGTAATTTCAGGATACGCTTTCTTTAGAGTAGGAAGTGTTTCTCCTAAAGTTATTTTACTGAAATTTTCTGCTTTATACGGAAGTGTTTTTTCCTGAACCGCATCTACAGCGAGAATAATTCCGGTTACCGAAGCCAAAAGCAAAAAAATAGAAGAAAATAAGGCCAGAGCCAAGTGTGCATAACGCCAAAAAGAAAGAGTCATTTAATTTATTCTAGAAATGTATTAAAATATTTAAAGCTTTGTCAAAGATAAAACTTTGACAAAGCTCAGATTTCAATTTTAAGCATAAATAAAATGAATTCATGCCTATGAAAGTTAATAAATAATATACTAAATATTATATTTTGTTTAGCCTTACGTATTTGATATAACCTTTACCATCTGTTTTTTCAGCAAGACCTTCAGTTGTAAGCGGAATTTCAAGATCGCTCACATAATATTTCTGATCTTCTACAGCCGATTCGAAACGTAATTTATATCCTTTATTAATTTTAGAATTTTCAATTTCAATAGTCGTTACACTACGATCTCCACCTGTAACAGAAGCCCCAGTTTTAGCACTGATATCGTCAGATTTTTGTGCAGCGTGAAATTTATTCCATTCTTTTAATGATTTATACCATTTTTTATCGTCACCCATTACGTAAAGCGTTTTTTCGTATTCGCCGCTAGCATTCACTAAAGAAACAACGATATAAGCACCTTCTCCCATGTAATTATTCATTTGAAGCATACATTTGTATTTGCTTGCTTGAGCTTGGGTTTGAAAAGAAAGTAAAAAGATAAAAGCGCTTGTAAGAGCAATTTTTAATATTGATTTCATAAAATTTAATTGTATTGATTGGTAATTCAAATTCCAAATTCCAAAAGTAAAGTTGGAATTTGGAATTTCAAGTATTGATTTATTAATTGTTTTTATTTTAAAAATTCAACCGAAACGTTGTTTTTGGTAAGCAATTCATTTTCTTTAGCCAAAGCGTAAGCCGTTTCATCAAATTCTGTGCTGATTTCTTTTTTTGCTCCAGCAGAAACAAGATATTTTAAAATTGCATCATCTTTAGAAGTCATTGCAGCTCTGTGCAAAGCCGTTAAACCGTCTTTGTTTTTAGCATTAATATCTACTTTCAAATCTGTAATTTTTTTAAGAAGAGAAACATCATTTTTTGTAATTGCCAAATGATATAAAGTGTTTCCGTCTTTTTGAGCTGTTGCTAAGTTTAATCCTTTGTCTTGAAGTAATTTCGCTTTTGCATCAAAAGAATCTACGGCAACTTTTTCTCTTCCAGCTGGGCGATAAGATTGTACCAGATAAACGCCTAAATTGTTTCCGTCTTTATCTTTTACATTTACATCAGCGCCTTTAGCCAAAAGCAAACTTACTGCTTCTGGAGATCCGTATCTAACGGCACTTGTCAAAGCAGATTCTCCTTTTAAATTTTGAGCATTGATATTTTTTACTTTCGGAAGAAATAATTCTAAAGCAGCAGTTTCTCTCGCCGATGCAGCTGCCATTAACGGTGAATTTCCTTCTTTATCAGCTTTGTTTACATCAACTCCTTTTGCTAAGAAATATTCAATAATTTCTTTCTGATTTGGTTTTCCAGCCAAAATATGCAACACATTTTGTCCCGTTTTGTTTTGAGCTGTCGCTTTCACTTTTGCTTCTTCAACCAAATATTTATAAGTTTCTAAAGTATTTGTTTCTCTGCGGCTTCCTTGTGCCGCAATTAAAAGTGCATTGTCAGTTGGTTTGATTCCTTTTTCAAGAAGTTTTTTCAAAAGGGCAATATTTCCAGATCTTGCTGCGTAAGAAAAAGCGGTGTTTCCGTCATTATCAACATCTTTTAAAGACATTCCTTTTGTAGAAAAATATTCTGCGGCTTTTAAATCTTTATCTGAAGCAATTGCTAAAAGCAAAAGATTAGCGCCGTTTGCATATTTTTTTGTCGGATTTACTCCGGCTTTAAAAAATGCATCATACATTGCTGGATTTGATTGTCCGTTTGAAGCCGCAAAATCAGCAGGAGCAGTTCCATGGCTATCTTCGAAATTTACATCAGAACCTTTGCCAATTAAATATTGAACTAATTCTGTATTGCCTCTGTAAGCTGCCCAGTGTAAGTAAATACGATTATCGTGAGTCAATTTTGTGATTGAATTTCCTGGCTGTTCAACTAAAAATTTAATTGTTGCAAAAGGTGCATCATTATTAATAGCTAAAGTGGTAACATCAAATGCGTTTGCGTTTGCCTCTGATGGATTATTTCCTTTAGCGATTTCTGCTTTAACAGTTTCAACAGTTGGAGAAGTCTTCCAAAATTCCGCATCTAACAATGCGTTTTTTTGCTGAGCACTTACAAATAAGCTAGCAGCAAATGCAAAAGAAACGAAAAGATTCTTTTTCATATTTCGATAATTTATGGTTATTGAATTGTACAAGATTAATTTATTTTTGAGGAAATTATTTTTATCTATTTAGAATAAATAAAAATAAAGCAAATGTAGAAATTAATCTTTTTAAATCAAGAATAATTCGTCGTAAAAAGAGAATTATTGCATAGATTTTATAAAATTTAAGAATACCTTAAGCTGATTTTAATTTTTTTTTAATTCAACACCTTTTATAAAATCAAATTCTTTGAAAAATCGCGTTAGTAGAAACGACCAAAAAGGAGTTTATATCTATCTCCGAGCGTTTCCTTGAGTTTTTCTTTGGATTCTTTTACGCTTTCATTTGTAATTTCCAAAAGCTCGGCAATTTCATTATTACTGAAATCAAGTTTTTGCAACAGTAATAATCTTTTATCAGGCTCGCTCATTTCAGGAAAATCTTGATTGAGCAAGATGTAGAATTTTGAACATTCTTTTTCAAATTCTCTTTTAAAAGCACTCCATTCCAATTCTGTCATTAAATGAGATTGCAACAAATCGCTTAGTTTTCCTTTTCTTTTTTCTAAATAATAAAAAGAAGATTTTTCAATATTTTCAATCTCTTTTTTTAGATTTCTTATTTGAACACTTTTCTCTTTTAAATATTCTATTTGTGATTCTAGATCTTCGTGAACTTTTTGCTCCATTTTTTCTTTTTCAGATTCTAGAGCTTTTAATTTTTGTTCGTATTCTTCCTGTTTTACTTTGTATTTTTTGATAAAATAGACAAATACCAATAAAAGAATGCTAAAAACCATTGTAACAATAATGATATAGAATTTTTTCAGCGTTTTTTCATATTTGGTTTTCGCCTCATCAATACTTTGTTGATAATTGTTTTTTTCAATAATCCAGTTGGCCTGATTAATAGCTTCATCACCGTCTTCATTTTCAATAGATTCTTCAATAGCAACCA from Flavobacterium sp. YJ01 carries:
- a CDS encoding DUF2271 domain-containing protein codes for the protein MKSILKIALTSAFIFLLSFQTQAQASKYKCMLQMNNYMGEGAYIVVSLVNASGEYEKTLYVMGDDKKWYKSLKEWNKFHAAQKSDDISAKTGASVTGGDRSVTTIEIENSKINKGYKLRFESAVEDQKYYVSDLEIPLTTEGLAEKTDGKGYIKYVRLNKI
- a CDS encoding ankyrin repeat domain-containing protein — encoded protein: MKKNLFVSFAFAASLFVSAQQKNALLDAEFWKTSPTVETVKAEIAKGNNPSEANANAFDVTTLAINNDAPFATIKFLVEQPGNSITKLTHDNRIYLHWAAYRGNTELVQYLIGKGSDVNFEDSHGTAPADFAASNGQSNPAMYDAFFKAGVNPTKKYANGANLLLLAIASDKDLKAAEYFSTKGMSLKDVDNDGNTAFSYAARSGNIALLKKLLEKGIKPTDNALLIAAQGSRRETNTLETYKYLVEEAKVKATAQNKTGQNVLHILAGKPNQKEIIEYFLAKGVDVNKADKEGNSPLMAAASARETAALELFLPKVKNINAQNLKGESALTSAVRYGSPEAVSLLLAKGADVNVKDKDGNNLGVYLVQSYRPAGREKVAVDSFDAKAKLLQDKGLNLATAQKDGNTLYHLAITKNDVSLLKKITDLKVDINAKNKDGLTALHRAAMTSKDDAILKYLVSAGAKKEISTEFDETAYALAKENELLTKNNVSVEFLK